From Pedobacter indicus, a single genomic window includes:
- the pdhA gene encoding pyruvate dehydrogenase (acetyl-transferring) E1 component subunit alpha produces MSSIAITKETYLEWYKSMLLMRKFEEKTGQLYGQQKIRGFCHLNIGQEAVVAGTMSVIKAEDSMITAYRDHAHAIAKGMSPNEAMAEMYGKITGCSKGKGGSMHFFSKEHKFMGGHGIVGGQIPLGAGIAFAEKFNGTDNVCVCYMGDGAVRQGAFNETFNMAMLWKLPVVFVCENNGYAMGTSLKRTTNQVDIYKMGFAYDMPSAPVDGMDVVAVHNAMDEAVARARKGDGPTFLEIRTYRYKGHSMSDPAKYRTKEELESYKGKDPIISVKNTITKKKYADDKWFDEVDAEVKQIVAEAVKFAEDSPFPEVDELYKDVYAQEDYPFIHN; encoded by the coding sequence ATGAGTTCAATAGCGATTACAAAAGAAACCTATTTAGAGTGGTATAAATCTATGCTGCTCATGCGTAAGTTTGAAGAAAAGACTGGTCAGTTATATGGTCAGCAAAAAATAAGAGGCTTCTGCCATCTTAACATTGGACAAGAGGCTGTAGTTGCAGGAACCATGTCTGTAATCAAAGCAGAAGACTCGATGATTACTGCATACCGTGACCATGCACATGCGATAGCTAAAGGCATGAGCCCTAATGAAGCCATGGCTGAAATGTATGGGAAGATAACAGGTTGCTCAAAAGGTAAAGGTGGCTCCATGCACTTCTTTAGTAAGGAACATAAATTTATGGGGGGTCACGGGATCGTTGGGGGACAAATACCCCTAGGGGCAGGGATCGCTTTTGCAGAAAAGTTCAACGGAACAGATAATGTTTGTGTCTGTTATATGGGTGATGGTGCAGTTCGGCAAGGTGCATTTAACGAGACATTTAACATGGCAATGCTTTGGAAATTGCCTGTGGTTTTTGTTTGTGAGAACAACGGTTATGCCATGGGAACTTCACTGAAAAGAACGACCAACCAAGTTGACATCTACAAGATGGGTTTTGCTTATGACATGCCAAGTGCACCTGTTGATGGTATGGATGTAGTAGCAGTCCACAATGCGATGGATGAAGCGGTAGCACGCGCAAGAAAAGGCGATGGACCGACATTCCTTGAGATCCGTACGTACCGCTACAAGGGTCACTCGATGTCAGATCCAGCTAAGTATCGGACAAAAGAAGAACTAGAGTCTTACAAAGGAAAAGACCCTATTATTTCTGTAAAAAACACGATCACCAAGAAAAAATATGCTGATGATAAGTGGTTTGATGAAGTAGACGCCGAAGTGAAACAAATCGTAGCTGAAGCTGTTAAGTTTGCAGAAGATTCTCCATTTCCTGAAGTTGATGAGTTATATAAAGACGTTTATGCTCAGGAGGATTATCCGTTCATACATAACTAA
- a CDS encoding phosphoribosyltransferase family protein, with translation MSKKITILDYQQMTQRTVRIAYQILEDSMDEKELVFAGIAERGYIFASKIIDELSKISKQKIELIKITLDKDSTSLQANTDKDVGLAKNKVVILVDDVLNSGRTLAYGLGVFLNVPLKKMRIAVMVDRSHHSYPIESDFAGLKLSTVLNEHVSVVFSDDKKKEGAYLI, from the coding sequence ATGTCAAAGAAAATTACGATACTGGATTATCAGCAAATGACACAGCGAACTGTTCGTATTGCTTATCAAATCCTTGAAGACTCGATGGATGAAAAGGAGTTGGTTTTCGCGGGTATAGCCGAAAGAGGGTATATATTTGCGTCTAAGATCATCGATGAGCTTAGCAAAATATCAAAGCAGAAAATCGAGTTGATTAAAATCACTTTAGATAAAGACAGCACATCATTACAAGCAAACACAGATAAGGATGTAGGTCTGGCAAAAAATAAAGTTGTTATTCTTGTTGATGATGTTCTTAATAGTGGGAGAACACTCGCATATGGATTAGGCGTGTTTTTGAATGTACCATTAAAAAAAATGCGAATAGCTGTTATGGTTGACAGAAGCCATCATAGCTACCCTATAGAAAGTGATTTTGCCGGACTGAAGCTCTCAACTGTTTTAAATGAGCATGTATCAGTTGTTTTCTCTGATGATAAAAAGAAAGAAGGAGCCTACCTGATCTAA
- a CDS encoding C40 family peptidase, producing MKKTVCAVLLLASIASGVNAQEQPSSQNPSNDPDNLAKEYFSQIMGVAAASTANTKMYQFIYEWIGTPYRLGGTTKKGIDCSKFAAELYEQVFNTTIGYNSRNIYSKVDKVSKSNLQPGDFVFFKIRSRNITHVGVYIGDNRFAHASTSRGVMISDLDDAYWKRYYFNGGRALTAATETMDAEERVLD from the coding sequence ATGAAAAAAACGGTATGTGCAGTATTGCTCCTTGCGAGCATAGCTTCCGGCGTTAATGCACAAGAGCAACCCTCCTCTCAAAACCCCTCTAACGATCCCGACAATTTAGCTAAAGAATATTTTTCCCAGATTATGGGGGTAGCTGCCGCATCGACAGCGAATACAAAAATGTATCAATTTATCTATGAGTGGATTGGAACACCCTATCGCTTGGGCGGAACGACAAAGAAAGGAATTGACTGCTCGAAGTTTGCAGCTGAATTGTATGAGCAAGTTTTTAATACGACTATCGGTTATAATTCTAGAAATATTTATTCTAAAGTTGATAAGGTAAGTAAAAGTAATCTACAACCGGGCGACTTTGTTTTTTTTAAAATCCGTAGTCGCAATATTACTCACGTTGGCGTGTATATAGGTGATAATCGTTTTGCACATGCCTCTACCAGTCGTGGTGTAATGATCAGTGACTTGGACGATGCTTATTGGAAACGTTACTATTTCAATGGCGGTCGGGCGCTAACCGCTGCTACAGAGACGATGGATGCGGAGGAGCGTGTACTGGACTAA